GAATCAGAAGACCTCGCAGCGTCCGCAGGTCCTGAGAGTGTCTGGAGAACCAGCGACACAGCTATCAGCAAGTATAGACTTACTTTATGCTATCGCTTCAAGAACCGGCTGGTATGGCGGTTCCCTTCCGCATCCAGCAGCACCAGCACATACGTGCCGTGGCGTAGGTTGCGTACATCAAGCGTATGCTGCAGCGGGTTACCATCGAGCTTCTGATCCAGCACCTGCCGCCCCATCTGATCGATGACGAACATTTGCTGCAGCTTTACAGGACCAGAGACATGCAACTCCTGAGTCGCTACCGTAGGATAAATGCTCAGTTTCTGCGCCACCAAGCGTTGTAGCGACACCACACTGGAGTAAGTATAGCTACCATCCACATCCACCTGTTTCAGGCGATAATAAGATGTACCCGGAAGAGGCATTTGATCTACAAAGGCATAATTCGAAAGTTGTACTGAATTCCCCTTTCCCGCAACCTTTCCTATATTTTCGAAAGCAAAGCCATCGGCACTTCGCTCGGCTACAAAATGGCTGTTGTTCTCTTCGCTGGCTGTCTGCCACCTCAGTTCCACTTGCTCTCCTTTTGTACTTGCTTTAAAGTATACCAGTTCCACTGGCAACGGCACGATAGGTGCCTCAGGCTCCAAATGCCAGGTGATAGATACGTCATCGATAGCCAGGCCATGGTCGGCCTCCAGGTCATCGGCGTCTTTCCAGCGCAGCATCAGGTAGTAGCCTGCAGGAATATCGAGTGGCAGGGAAGTCTGCAGCAGTTGCCGGTTCTCAGGTAAGTTACCGTTATGTGGCCCTCCTGCCATAAAATATTTAGGCCCGTAAAACTTCATTTCCGGCACCTCCACCCAGCCCTCCGTTGCCTTTGGACCAGGCTTGAAGCCATTTTTCGAGCTGCTGATGGCGTAGTAAAAAGAAACAATATGTTGCCCCGCCGTGCTGTTGGAGGTGCGCCACTGTTCCCCAACGTAGCTTAAGTCCACCGCCTGAATTGCTCTGTCTGTTGTGTTTTGCAGCAGCAAGGTATAGGTAAACTCGCCTGCATTGAGAGAACTGATGGAACCTAATGACCTGTCACTAGAGCCTATTGAACCATAGTTGTAGAGTCCACCTCCGTTGCTGTTTCCATAATTTGCTGTCAGCGTAGAAGCAGCCTTACTGCGGTGCACAGACCAGCCCGGAATATATTCGCTGCCACTCTCCCATACTTCCACACCCGAAACAGGCAAGGCATCAAAATTTTGAGTATAGGTTGTGCGGGAGGTATCCATCGGCACCTGAGCGCGGGCAGCAACAAAAAGGAACATGGAAAGAATAAGGCACAATAGAATCTTACGCCTGAAGGAAGTAAACCTTGTTTTCATTAACTGAATTATAAAGTTGTATAAGCACCTGTTCCTTACCCCTTAAGAAGAAGGAATAGCTGATGCCCCAACTAAACCCACTCTACTATAGTTCAATTAATTATTATTTACTTTATAAATAAGATAAACAACACAAGCTGCCTGAATTTCTGTCATGAAATGTGTTCCCTAATATCCACCAGTTGATAAAGGCTAACAAAACTACTGCATATACAGCACCATAGAACCACACTATGACAGTATAAAAATTATCGATTTGAACTATATGTACAATAGCTATACTTTTGACGCATTGAAAAACAAATCACTCCCTTTACAATGACCCACAAAGAAAAACACACCCGCATCACGACTGCCTCAGGCAAGCCGGTCTACGATTATGAAGACAGTCAGACAGCAGGCCCACGCGGCCCTGTTTTACTCCAGGATTACTTTCTGCACGAGAAACTGGCGCACTTTAACCGAGAGCGTATCCCGGAGCGCGTGGTGCATGCAAAGGGCTCTGGCGCCTATGGCACTTTCACTGTTACCCACGACATCACAAAGTATACCCGCGCAAAAGTTTTCAGTGAGATCGGGAAAGAAACCCGCACATTCCTACGGTTTTCAACAGTTGGTGGAGAGAAAGGCAGTGCCGACAGTGAGCGTGACCCTCGTGGCTTTGCCCTTAAATTTTATACAGAAGATGGCAATTGGGATCTCGTAGGCAACAATACGCCAGTGTTTTTCATCAAAGACCCGAAGAAATTTCCAGACTTTATTCATACACAAAAGCGCGACCCGTACACCAACACGAAAAGCGCCACCATGGTGTGGGACTTCTGGAGCCTGAGCCCGGAGAGCCTGCACCAGATCATGATCCTGATGAGCGACCGCGGCACCCCTTTATCTTACCGCCACATGCACGGTTTTGGTAGCCACACGTTCTCGTTTATCAATGCAGAAAACGAGCGTTTCTACGTAAAATTCCATTTCAAAACACAGCAAGGGATCAAGAACTTCACCGACGAAGAAGCTACCCGCATGAAGGGCATTGACCCGGATCAGGCACAGCGCGATCTGGTAGAAGCCATCGACAGAGGCGACTTCCCACGTTGGACGCTGAAGGTACAGATTATGACCATGGAAGAGGCAGCCACCTATAAGTGGAACCCGTTTGATGTGACTAAAACGTGGTCGCAGAAAGACTTCCCGCTAATAGAAGTGGGTGTGTTGGAACTTAACGAAAACCCGGATAACTATTTTGCACACGTAGAGCAGGCAGCTTTTGCGCCGGCTCACATTGTGGACGGCATCTCCTTCTCTCCGGACAAAATGCTGCAGGGCCGTATTCTTGGATACCCCGATGCGCAGCGTTACCGATTGGGTGCCAATTATGAGCAGATTCCGGTGAACAGGTGCCCTTTTGCAACTAATAATTACCAGCGCGACGGTGCGATGCGCGTGGACGGCAACGGCGGCAACAAACCAAATTACTTCCCGAACAGCTTTGATGACTCTTTTGCCGATGAAAAGTACAGAGAGCCAGCCGAACCACTAGGCCAGCATGTGGTAGCCGATTGGTACGACCGCAACGGCGTAGGGGAAAACGACCATTACACGCAACCGGGCGACCTGTTCCGACTCATGACGCCTGAGGCCCAGCGCTCCACGATCAGCAACATTGTGGGTGCCATGAGCGGCATCAGTGGTCCGAAGCGGACAGAGATCATCAACCGCCAGCTGTGCCACTTCTTCCGCGCTGACATGGGCCTGGGAATGGCTATCGCACAGGGCCTGGGAATAGACATTTCTCAGCATGCGGGTGCCCTGCAGCCACACTAGCAAAGCAGTATTATCTGACAGAAGTATAAGAAGCGCCGGCTGAGCCGGCGCTTCTTTTTTTTGCCCATGCTTGTACTTTATACTTACCGGTTGAGGTTACCTCTTGCAGCAACAGGAGCTGACGGCTATACTTAGCCTTTATTGCCGCGCCTCCTTCCTTCAAGCTGCATCTCCTGCTTAATCTCCATAACACAGGAACTATATTCAAAACCAGATTGTATTTCTTCTATATACATGAATAAATGTTCATGTACTTATTCTTTATACTTATTGAACTCATGGATACCTTAAAAGTAAGGGTTGATCAGAAGAAGCTGGAAAGAGCCGCTTATGTGCTGAAGTGCGTCGCCCACCCTGTGCGCATCAGCATCATCGACCTGCTGGAGCAGCGCGACAGGCTGACGGTGAGCCAACTGCAGGAAGTGCTGCAAATAGAGCAATCGCTGCTTTCGCACCACCTCACCAACATGCGCGACAAAGGTGTGCTGGATACGCAGCGGGAAGGCAAGAATGTGTACTACTTTCTCACCAGCAGCACCATTACCGATATACTGGGATGCATTAACGGCTGCAAAAAATTTTAAGACGCCAGTATCAATGCTCAAACAAGTATAGCCCCCTGATTTCAGCAACTCTCTTTAATTCTTTATACCTTCACTCCCAAAGCTTCAGAACATGAAATCATACTTGATCGTCCTACTTGCTGCCGGCCTTTTCAGCTGCACCAGCACACCTCCCCAAGCCCCTGCCGAAGTACAGCAAATGACGGCGCAGACATTCCGGGAGCAAAACATGAACAGCAAAACAGTGCTGGTTGACGTTCGGACGCCGGAGGAGTTTGCCACCGGCCACCTGGAGGGCGCATTGAACTCTGATTTCCGAGGTGGAGCCTTTGCCACCGAAATGCAGAACTGGGACAAAGACAAAACCTATTACCTGTACTGCGCCTCCGGCAACCGCAGCGGCAAAGCAGCCGAACTGATGAAGGAAGCCGGCTTCCGTAACATCGTGAACGTGGGTGCCTTTCAGGATTTAAAAGAAGCAGGCTTGCCAACTGAAACAGGCAACCAGTAGCCGTTACAGGTAGAGCAGCAGTCTATACTTGTTTTTTTCTATCTGTCGAACGAAGAGAGAATACTAGCTGGTATCCTAAAATATAGTTCCTCTCGTCGAGATGACAATTATTAGATGATGAGAAGTACCGGCGGTAACATGCGATTCCAACCTTATTTCAAGCGCAGCCTCAAGGCTTAGCAACTTCACCCTCCAAACTTCTTTCCAAAACTTCTTGCGATATCCCTATATCCTGATGTATCTTGAAGTGGAATTGGAGAAGAAGAACCATGCGCGTACTACACACCTCTGACTGGCACCTGGGCCAGCGCCTCGTCAACCTCGAACGGACAGAAGAACACCAGCACTTTCTGGATTGGCTGCTGCAAACCATTGTGCAGGAGCAGGTGGAGGTACTGCTTATGTCGGGAGATGTGTTCGACAACGGCGCCCCCTCCAACACAGCGCTCAAGCTATACTACGATTTCCTGCGGCGGGTCTGCGCTACCTGCTGCCGCCACATTATCATCACCGGGGGCAACCATGATTCGGTATCCACGCTCAATGCTCCCCGCGAACTGCTGGAGTGCTTTAATATTTACGTCATCGGTGGCGCCTCCCAAAACCCGCTGGATGAGCTGATTGAGCTAAAAAACGATCAAGGCGAGCTACAGTTGGTGGTTTGTGCCGTCCCTTTCCTTCGCGACCGCGACATTCGTTTGTCGGTGCCCGGCGAAAGCTTTGAGGAGCGCGAGCAGCGAATCAAACAGGGAATTGCCGCCCATTACGCCGCGTTTGTGCCGCACATCAAGCCACACAAAGAAAAAGGATTACCGGTGGTAGCCATGGGCCATTTGTTTGCCGCCGGCGGCTCTGCCTCCGAAAGCGAGAAAGAGATTCACGTGGGCAACCTTGGCCAGATTGGCGCCGACCAGTTTCCGCAGGAGTTCGATTATGTGGCGCTGGGGCATTTGCACCGCCCGCAGCAAGTCAACAACAGGCACCATATTCGCTACTCGGGCTCTCCTATTCCGCTTAGCTTTAGCGAGGTAAAGGACAAAAAGGTACTGTTTATACTTGATTTTGAAGGCGGAAAGCTGGCGAACCTAAACGAGGTAGAGATTCCCTGCTGCCGCAAGCTGGTGCGTTTCATAGGATCGTTGGAGAAAGTAAAACAGCAACTGGCCGTTTACGACAACAGTGCTCACACCTTGACAGCCTGGGCCGAGATACAGCTGGAACTAAACGCGCCCCTCCCCGACATGCACCAGCAACTGGAAGAGGTGCTGCACCTGAAAAGCGGAGAGCTGCAACTGCTCATCCACCGTCCGCCGCTGATCAAAAGCGCCACACAAACGCTGGAGCAACAGGTGCAGGAAGAAGTGGACCTGCATACCCTGCGCGAAAAAGACGTGTTCCTGAAGCGCTGCGAAAGTGCCTTTCCCGATAGTGACCACTCAGAGCTGATGACTACTTTTTCTGAATTGCTGGAACTGATGGGGCAACAGGAAACTGAAAGCTAAAGAGCTGAGAAGACCTCGCAGCGTCCGAAGGTCCTGCGAGTGCCTTACCCGATAAAAGCAGTAGCCGTTCGTCGCTATTGTAATCCCTGTGCGGATAATATTACCCTTTGCAATACAAATTAAAAATCACCCATGAAGATCCTTTCCGTACGCTTCCAGAACCTGAACTCTCTAAAAGGGGAACATGAGATTCGCTTCGACCAGAGCCCTCTGGCGGAGGCGGGGCTGTTTGCCATTACGGGTCCCACAGGCGCTGGAAAAACCACTGTACTGGATGCAATCACGGTAGGGCTTTATGGACTGGTGCACCGCCACAGCAACGATAAGCCCCTGGAACTGATGACGCGGCACACCGCCGAAAGCTATGCAGAGGTGGAGTTTGAAGCCAATGGCAAGCGCTTCCGCTCGAAATGGCACCTGCGACGCAGCCGGGGCAAAGCCGACGGCAACATACAGCCGGTGCACATGGA
Above is a window of Pontibacter akesuensis DNA encoding:
- a CDS encoding exonuclease SbcCD subunit D C-terminal domain-containing protein, producing MRVLHTSDWHLGQRLVNLERTEEHQHFLDWLLQTIVQEQVEVLLMSGDVFDNGAPSNTALKLYYDFLRRVCATCCRHIIITGGNHDSVSTLNAPRELLECFNIYVIGGASQNPLDELIELKNDQGELQLVVCAVPFLRDRDIRLSVPGESFEEREQRIKQGIAAHYAAFVPHIKPHKEKGLPVVAMGHLFAAGGSASESEKEIHVGNLGQIGADQFPQEFDYVALGHLHRPQQVNNRHHIRYSGSPIPLSFSEVKDKKVLFILDFEGGKLANLNEVEIPCCRKLVRFIGSLEKVKQQLAVYDNSAHTLTAWAEIQLELNAPLPDMHQQLEEVLHLKSGELQLLIHRPPLIKSATQTLEQQVQEEVDLHTLREKDVFLKRCESAFPDSDHSELMTTFSELLELMGQQETES
- a CDS encoding rhodanese-like domain-containing protein; translated protein: MKSYLIVLLAAGLFSCTSTPPQAPAEVQQMTAQTFREQNMNSKTVLVDVRTPEEFATGHLEGALNSDFRGGAFATEMQNWDKDKTYYLYCASGNRSGKAAELMKEAGFRNIVNVGAFQDLKEAGLPTETGNQ
- a CDS encoding T9SS type A sorting domain-containing protein; this encodes MKTRFTSFRRKILLCLILSMFLFVAARAQVPMDTSRTTYTQNFDALPVSGVEVWESGSEYIPGWSVHRSKAASTLTANYGNSNGGGLYNYGSIGSSDRSLGSISSLNAGEFTYTLLLQNTTDRAIQAVDLSYVGEQWRTSNSTAGQHIVSFYYAISSSKNGFKPGPKATEGWVEVPEMKFYGPKYFMAGGPHNGNLPENRQLLQTSLPLDIPAGYYLMLRWKDADDLEADHGLAIDDVSITWHLEPEAPIVPLPVELVYFKASTKGEQVELRWQTASEENNSHFVAERSADGFAFENIGKVAGKGNSVQLSNYAFVDQMPLPGTSYYRLKQVDVDGSYTYSSVVSLQRLVAQKLSIYPTVATQELHVSGPVKLQQMFVIDQMGRQVLDQKLDGNPLQHTLDVRNLRHGTYVLVLLDAEGNRHTSRFLKR
- a CDS encoding catalase, yielding MTHKEKHTRITTASGKPVYDYEDSQTAGPRGPVLLQDYFLHEKLAHFNRERIPERVVHAKGSGAYGTFTVTHDITKYTRAKVFSEIGKETRTFLRFSTVGGEKGSADSERDPRGFALKFYTEDGNWDLVGNNTPVFFIKDPKKFPDFIHTQKRDPYTNTKSATMVWDFWSLSPESLHQIMILMSDRGTPLSYRHMHGFGSHTFSFINAENERFYVKFHFKTQQGIKNFTDEEATRMKGIDPDQAQRDLVEAIDRGDFPRWTLKVQIMTMEEAATYKWNPFDVTKTWSQKDFPLIEVGVLELNENPDNYFAHVEQAAFAPAHIVDGISFSPDKMLQGRILGYPDAQRYRLGANYEQIPVNRCPFATNNYQRDGAMRVDGNGGNKPNYFPNSFDDSFADEKYREPAEPLGQHVVADWYDRNGVGENDHYTQPGDLFRLMTPEAQRSTISNIVGAMSGISGPKRTEIINRQLCHFFRADMGLGMAIAQGLGIDISQHAGALQPH
- a CDS encoding ArsR/SmtB family transcription factor, encoding MDTLKVRVDQKKLERAAYVLKCVAHPVRISIIDLLEQRDRLTVSQLQEVLQIEQSLLSHHLTNMRDKGVLDTQREGKNVYYFLTSSTITDILGCINGCKKF